Proteins from a single region of Palaemon carinicauda isolate YSFRI2023 chromosome 1, ASM3689809v2, whole genome shotgun sequence:
- the LOC137632436 gene encoding uncharacterized protein, producing the protein MREAAREPRKEAHVTMRRADKTAAFVLIDTEEYHSKLDLILGDSSKFEKLSYNPIEEIKREANKRIEKINAATNAVHFQIITGDLSPGYLYGNVKTHKNGNPLRPIISQGLTPTYHLPKRLNSLLTSYIPNVHSVASSTEFLGKLKGSPTSGTIASL; encoded by the coding sequence ATGAGGGAGGCAGCCAGGGAGCCGAGGAAGGAAGCACATGTGACCATGAGGAGAgctgacaagactgctgcctttgtcttGATAGATACGGAAGAGTATCACAGCAAACTTGACCTGATATTGGGAGATTCATCCAAGTTTGAAAAGCTCTCCTACAACCCCATTGAAGAGATCAAGAGAGAAGCCAACAAGAGAATTGAAAAAATTAATGCAGCCACAAACGCCGTCCACTTCCAGATTATCACTGGGGATTTAAGCCCTGGTTACCTATATGGTAATGTGAAGACTCATAAGAACGGCAACCCACTCAGACCTATTATCAGCCAGGGCCTGACACCGACCTACCACCTGCCAAAAAGACTTAACAGCCTCTTGACCTCATATATTCCAAACGTGCACAGTGTCGCCTCATCTACTGAGTTCCTGGGTAAGCTAAAAGGGTCCCCCACCAGTGGCACCATTGCTTCACTGTGA